A portion of the Limanda limanda chromosome 3, fLimLim1.1, whole genome shotgun sequence genome contains these proteins:
- the txlng gene encoding gamma-taxilin isoform X2: protein METTAVCDIDVATRRIVGGSDSPTDLDSSCQEEVAAYDLGLCCAEEERGETPGREDSPSDLGEADLDPGGDPKSGEDKAFGKEVALLMQALNSLATPEEKLAALCKKYADLLEESRCMQKRLKALQKKQSQIVKEKIHLQGEHSKAILARSKLESLCRELQRHNKTLKDENAQRSREYEEQRKEAMLHFQMTLSDIEVQMEQHSSHNTKLRQENMELAEKLKKLIEQYELREEHIDKVFKHKELQQQLMDAKLQTITEMMKEVEEKQQRERDFLLKDATESRRKCELMKEQETQLKQQLSLYMDKFEEFQSTLAKSNEVFTTFRQEMEKMTKKIKKLEKETTQWKNKWESNNQALLQMAEEKTLRDGHFKALQGKLELLERLCRALQKERNDLNNRLSLLQEQGDKGTTAAPEDQRQEPLAEEQEEEEGDGDVEEKDGEMGSTQETEGIHQAPRPPGLDYSPAATDKTTTATTSSPPADTQD from the exons ATGGAGACAACAGCAGTGTGTGACATTGATGTGGCGACCAGGAGAATAGTGGGAGGCAGTGATTCTCCTACCGACCTGGACAGCTCTTGTCAG gaAGAGGTTGCAGCGTATGATTTGGGCTTGTGCTgcgctgaggaggagagaggggaaactCCAGGCAGAGAGGATAGTCCCAGTGATCTGGGGGAGGCAGATCTTGATCCTGGAGGAGACCCCAAGAGTGGAGAAGACAAGGCCTTTG GGAAGGAGGTCGCTCTGTTGATGCAGGCTCTGAATTCTCTGGCCACTCCTGAAGAGAAACTGGCTGCTTTGTGCAAGAAATATGCCGACCTG CTGGAGGAGAGCCGCTGCATGCAGAAGCGACTGAAAGCCCTGCAGAAGAAGCAGTCTCAGATTGTGAAGGAGAAGATCCACCTGCAAGGGGAGCACAGCAAGGCCATCCTGGCTCGCAGCAAGCTGGAGAGCTTGTGCAGGGAGCTACAGAGACACAACAAAACTCTGAAG GATGAGAATGCTCAGCGGTCCAGGGAGTACGAGGAGCAGCGGAAGGAGGCCATGCTACACTTCCAGATGACCTTGAGTGACATTGAGGTGCAGATGGAGCAGCACAGCTCCCACAACACCAAACTGAGGCAGGAGAACATGGAACTGGCAGAGAAGCTGAAAAAGCTCATCGAGCAGTATGAGCTCAGAGAGGAG CATATAGACAAGGTGTTCAAGCacaaggagctgcagcagcagctgatggatGCCAAGCTTCAGACCATCACAGAGATGATGAAAGAAGTggaagagaagcagcagagagagagggacttt CTGCTGAAAGATGCCACTGAGTCCAGACGCAAGTGTGAGCTAATGAAGGAGCAGGAAACACAACTCAAACAACAG CTCTCCTTGTACATGGACAAGTTCGAGGAGTTTCAGAGTACTCTTGCTAAAAGCAATGAGGTCTTCACCACTTTTAGACAAGAGATGGAAAAG ATGACAAAGAAGATCAAGAAGTTGGAGAAGGAGACAACACAGTGGAAGAACAAATGGGAGAGTAACAACCAGGCCCTGCTGCAGATGGCTGAGGAG AAAACTCTGCGCGATGGCCACTTCAAGGCCCTGCAGGGGAAGttggagctgctggagaggcTGTGCAGAGCGCTGCAGAAGGAGAGGAATGACCTGAACAATCGGCTcagcctcctgcaggagcagggAGACAAAGGGACCACAGCAGCTCCTGAAGACCAGCGACAGGAGCCTTTAgcggaagagcaggaggaggaggaaggggatgGGGATGTGGAGGAAAAGGATGGGGAAATGGGCTCAACACAGGAGACAGAGGGCATTCATCAAGCTCCCAGACCACCTGGACTTGACTACTCTCCGGCTGCTACTGACAAAACCACTACTGCTACAACAAGCAGccctcctgcagacacacaggacTGA
- the txlng gene encoding gamma-taxilin isoform X1, which yields METTAVCDIDVATRRIVGGSDSPTDLDSSCQEEVAAYDLGLCCAEEERGETPGREDSPSDLGEADLDPGGDPKSGEDKAFGTNTLVITYWKEVALLMQALNSLATPEEKLAALCKKYADLLEESRCMQKRLKALQKKQSQIVKEKIHLQGEHSKAILARSKLESLCRELQRHNKTLKDENAQRSREYEEQRKEAMLHFQMTLSDIEVQMEQHSSHNTKLRQENMELAEKLKKLIEQYELREEHIDKVFKHKELQQQLMDAKLQTITEMMKEVEEKQQRERDFLLKDATESRRKCELMKEQETQLKQQLSLYMDKFEEFQSTLAKSNEVFTTFRQEMEKMTKKIKKLEKETTQWKNKWESNNQALLQMAEEKTLRDGHFKALQGKLELLERLCRALQKERNDLNNRLSLLQEQGDKGTTAAPEDQRQEPLAEEQEEEEGDGDVEEKDGEMGSTQETEGIHQAPRPPGLDYSPAATDKTTTATTSSPPADTQD from the exons ATGGAGACAACAGCAGTGTGTGACATTGATGTGGCGACCAGGAGAATAGTGGGAGGCAGTGATTCTCCTACCGACCTGGACAGCTCTTGTCAG gaAGAGGTTGCAGCGTATGATTTGGGCTTGTGCTgcgctgaggaggagagaggggaaactCCAGGCAGAGAGGATAGTCCCAGTGATCTGGGGGAGGCAGATCTTGATCCTGGAGGAGACCCCAAGAGTGGAGAAGACAAGGCCTTTGGTACAAACACTCTCGTCattacatact GGAAGGAGGTCGCTCTGTTGATGCAGGCTCTGAATTCTCTGGCCACTCCTGAAGAGAAACTGGCTGCTTTGTGCAAGAAATATGCCGACCTG CTGGAGGAGAGCCGCTGCATGCAGAAGCGACTGAAAGCCCTGCAGAAGAAGCAGTCTCAGATTGTGAAGGAGAAGATCCACCTGCAAGGGGAGCACAGCAAGGCCATCCTGGCTCGCAGCAAGCTGGAGAGCTTGTGCAGGGAGCTACAGAGACACAACAAAACTCTGAAG GATGAGAATGCTCAGCGGTCCAGGGAGTACGAGGAGCAGCGGAAGGAGGCCATGCTACACTTCCAGATGACCTTGAGTGACATTGAGGTGCAGATGGAGCAGCACAGCTCCCACAACACCAAACTGAGGCAGGAGAACATGGAACTGGCAGAGAAGCTGAAAAAGCTCATCGAGCAGTATGAGCTCAGAGAGGAG CATATAGACAAGGTGTTCAAGCacaaggagctgcagcagcagctgatggatGCCAAGCTTCAGACCATCACAGAGATGATGAAAGAAGTggaagagaagcagcagagagagagggacttt CTGCTGAAAGATGCCACTGAGTCCAGACGCAAGTGTGAGCTAATGAAGGAGCAGGAAACACAACTCAAACAACAG CTCTCCTTGTACATGGACAAGTTCGAGGAGTTTCAGAGTACTCTTGCTAAAAGCAATGAGGTCTTCACCACTTTTAGACAAGAGATGGAAAAG ATGACAAAGAAGATCAAGAAGTTGGAGAAGGAGACAACACAGTGGAAGAACAAATGGGAGAGTAACAACCAGGCCCTGCTGCAGATGGCTGAGGAG AAAACTCTGCGCGATGGCCACTTCAAGGCCCTGCAGGGGAAGttggagctgctggagaggcTGTGCAGAGCGCTGCAGAAGGAGAGGAATGACCTGAACAATCGGCTcagcctcctgcaggagcagggAGACAAAGGGACCACAGCAGCTCCTGAAGACCAGCGACAGGAGCCTTTAgcggaagagcaggaggaggaggaaggggatgGGGATGTGGAGGAAAAGGATGGGGAAATGGGCTCAACACAGGAGACAGAGGGCATTCATCAAGCTCCCAGACCACCTGGACTTGACTACTCTCCGGCTGCTACTGACAAAACCACTACTGCTACAACAAGCAGccctcctgcagacacacaggacTGA
- the LOC132998263 gene encoding histone-binding protein RBBP7: MADKEVYDDAVEERVINEEYKIWKKNTPFLYDLVMTHALEWPSLTVQWLPDVRRPEGKDYAVHRLVLGTHTSDEQNHLVIASVQVPNDDAQLDASHYDSEKGAEFGGFGSVSGKIEIEIKINHEGEVNRARYMPQNPFIIATKTPSCDVLVFDYTKHPPKPDPSGECNPDMRLKGHQKEGYGLSWNPNLSGNLLSASDDHTICLWDIGSGPKEGKIVDAKTIFTGHTAVVEDVSWHLLHESLFGSVADDQKLMIWDTRSNNTSKASHAVDAHTAEVNCLSFNPYSEFILATGSADKTVALWDLRNLKLKLHSFESHKDEIFQVQWSPHNETILASSGTDRRLNVWDLSKIGEEQSAEDAEDGPPELLFIHGGHTAKISDFSWNPNEPWVICSVSEDNIMQVWQMAENIYNDEEPDNTPASELEAQGS, from the exons ATGGCGGATAAAGAGG TTTATGATGATGCAGTGGAAGAAAGGGTCATCAATGAAGAGTACAAGATCTGGAAGAAAAACACGCCGTTCTTGTACGACCTGGTGATGACTCATGCACTTGAGTGGCCCAGCCTCACTGTCCAGTGGCTCCCAGATGTCCGCAG GCCAGAAGGGAAGGACTACGCTGTCCACAGGCTGGTTTTAGGGACCCATACATCAGATGAGCAGAACCACCTTGTGATTGCCAGTGTCCAAGTTCCAAATGATGATGCCCAGCTTGATGCTTCACACTATGACAGCGAGAAAGGAG CAG agtttggtggatttggtTCAGTAAGTGGAAAAATAGAGATCGAGATCAAAATCAACCACGAGGGAGAGGTGAACCGAGCCCGCTACATGCCCCAAAACCCCTTCATCATTGCCACCAAGACTCCATCGTGTGATGTTTTGGTCTTTGACTACACGAAGCACCCCCCTAAGCCAG ATCCCAGTGGAGAATGTAATCCTGACATGAGACTGAAAGGTCACCAGAAAGAAGGGTATGGTCTTTCTTGGAATCCCAACCTCAGCGGCAACCTTCTCAGTGCCTCTGATGACCAT ACCATCTGTCTATGGGACATCGGTTCTGGCCCAAAGGAAGGGAAGATTGTTGATGCCAAAACCATCTTCACAGGCCACACAGCAGTGGTGGAAGATGTTTCCTGGCATTTGCTCCATGAATCCCTGTTTGGCTCAGTGGCCGACGACCAGAAGCTCATGAT ATGGGACACGCGGTCCAATAACACATCCAAAGCCAGTCACGCGGTAGATGCTCACACTGCTGAAGTCAACTGTCTGAGCTTCAACCCATACAGCGAGTTCATTCTTGCCACTGGTTCTGCTGATAAG ACTGTTGCACTGTGGGATCTCAGGAACCTCAAACTGAAGCTACACTCCTTTGAGTCCCACAAAGATGAAATCTTCCAG GTACAATGGTCTCCTCACAATGAGACCATCTTGGCCTCCAGTGGCACCGACCGGCGTCTCAACGTCTGGGATCTCAG TAAAATTGGGGAGGAGCAGTCGGCAGAAGATGCAGAGGATGGCCCACCAGAACTGCTG TTCATCCACGGAGGCCACACCGCCAAAATCTCCGACTTCTCCTGGAACCCCAACGAACCCTGGGTTATTTGCTCTGTGTCCGAGGACAACATCATGCAAGTCTGGCAGATG GCAGAGAACATCTACAATGATGAGGAACCAGACAACACCCCTGCATCAGAGCTGGAGGCTCAGGGATCTTAA
- the hdgfl3 gene encoding hepatoma-derived growth factor-related protein 3 encodes MARPRPREYKAGDVVFAKMKGYPNWPARIDELPEGAVKPPANKYPIFFFGTHETAFLGTKDLLPYKEYKDKFGKSNKRKGFNEGLWEIENNPRVKFTGYQAIQQQSSSETEEGGNTADGSSEGEEGDSVEEEDDKEKLKGDKTGSKRKKTAPSKKSSKLSRISSAEDDLQKDRKDEDQKSGSEGEDPENDIIQNTTDSKNVLLIEEH; translated from the exons ATGGCTCGACCACGGCCGCGGGAATACAAGGCAGGAGATGTGGTTTTCGCTAAGATGAAGGGATACCCGAACTGGCCAGCGAGG ATTGATGAGCTTCCAGAGGGAGCTGTCAAACCACCTGCCAACAAGTATCCCATCTTCTTCTTTGGGACCCACGAAAC TGCATTTTTAGGCACCAAGGATCTTCTGCCGTACAAGGAGTATAAGGACAAATTTGGCAAGTCCAACAAGAGGAAAGGCTTCAATGAGGGCCTGTGGGAGATCGAGAACAACCCCAGAGTCAAGTTCACAGGCTATCAG GCCATCCAGCAACAGAGTTCATCAGAGACAGAAGAGGGGGGGAACACTGCTGATGGCAGCAGTGAGGGCGAGGAGGGTGACTCTgttgaggaggaagatgacaaGGAAAAGCTGAAGGGAGATAAAACCGGATCCAAACGGAAAAAAACTGCCCCCTCCAAG AAGTCCTCCAAGCTGTCAAGGATCTCATCTGCAGAGGATGACCTGCAGAAAGACAGGAAAGATGAAGACCAGAAGAGCGGCTCAGAGGGAGAAGACCCTGAGAACGACATCATCCAAAATACCACAGACAGTAAG AACGTGCTGCTCATAGAAGAACATTAA